Proteins encoded in a region of the Spiroplasma endosymbiont of Amphimallon solstitiale genome:
- the proS gene encoding proline--tRNA ligase codes for MNNAKNKNITAREIDFAKWYTDVIKQAELCDYGAENGSAAGTIIFCPRGYAIWENIQHLLNQRFKILNIENVMLPLLISQKAFQVEKDHIEGFAPECATVTKVGNNQLSEELIIRPTSEVLFCRHFSKIISSYKQLPLLYNQWCNVVRWEKNTKPFLRTSEFLWQEGHTMHNNDEEAKNFTLKMIKLYADFVEQQLAIKVIVGAKTIHERFAGAKMTYTIETMMQDGQALQAGTSHYFGQEFTKVFNIKFSNKDNKQELGYQTSWGVSTRLIGALIMAHSDDLGLVLPSTIAPHQIMLLNLSPKSDKFKITVERIFKILSSHFRVLINDDNKSFSYKKSESQIKGIPITIAIGEQEIENQTIKLILRHNLDTIDVEINNEKLLVTTIINQLNKLNKDLFNNSQKKLNTSLKELTDFNEYHKLVKIHKGFFIVPFCDQIKCEEEIKSLTGTTSRCIPLEPYKKPSNCFKCQTPNSVWTYFARSY; via the coding sequence ATGAATAATGCAAAGAATAAAAATATTACAGCAAGAGAGATTGATTTTGCCAAATGATATACTGATGTTATTAAGCAAGCAGAACTTTGTGATTATGGCGCAGAAAATGGTTCAGCAGCTGGTACCATTATTTTTTGCCCTCGCGGATATGCAATTTGAGAAAATATTCAACATTTATTAAATCAAAGATTTAAAATTTTAAATATTGAAAATGTAATGTTACCGCTTTTAATTAGTCAAAAAGCATTTCAAGTTGAAAAAGATCATATTGAGGGTTTTGCACCAGAATGTGCAACTGTAACTAAAGTTGGAAATAATCAATTATCAGAGGAACTAATTATTCGTCCTACTTCAGAAGTTTTATTTTGTCGTCATTTTTCAAAAATAATTAGTTCATATAAACAATTACCATTATTATATAATCAATGATGTAATGTTGTTAGATGAGAAAAAAATACAAAACCATTTTTAAGAACTAGTGAATTTTTATGACAAGAAGGACATACAATGCATAATAACGATGAAGAAGCAAAAAACTTTACATTAAAAATGATTAAGTTGTATGCTGATTTTGTTGAACAACAATTAGCAATTAAAGTTATTGTTGGTGCAAAAACAATTCACGAACGTTTTGCTGGGGCAAAAATGACATATACAATTGAAACTATGATGCAAGATGGACAAGCATTACAAGCCGGTACTAGTCATTATTTTGGTCAAGAGTTCACAAAGGTATTTAATATTAAATTTAGTAATAAAGACAATAAACAAGAATTAGGATATCAAACATCATGAGGTGTATCGACAAGATTAATTGGTGCTTTAATTATGGCGCATAGCGATGATCTGGGTTTAGTATTGCCATCTACAATTGCACCGCATCAGATTATGCTTTTAAATTTATCACCTAAAAGTGATAAATTTAAAATAACTGTTGAAAGAATATTTAAAATTTTAAGTTCTCATTTCCGAGTATTAATAAATGATGATAATAAAAGTTTTTCTTATAAGAAAAGTGAAAGTCAAATTAAAGGCATTCCAATTACTATTGCAATTGGTGAACAAGAAATTGAAAACCAAACAATTAAATTAATTTTACGTCATAACTTGGATACTATTGATGTTGAAATTAATAATGAAAAACTATTAGTAACAACTATTATTAATCAATTAAATAAATTAAATAAAGATTTATTTAATAATTCACAAAAAAAATTAAATACAAGTTTAAAAGAATTAACAGATTTCAATGAATATCATAAATTAGTTAAAATTCATAAAGGTTTCTTTATTGTACCTTTTTGTGATCAAATAAAGTGTGAAGAAGAAATTAAAAGTTTAACTGGTACAACATCACGTTGTATTCCTTTAGAACCGTATAAAAAACCAAGTAATTGTTTTAAGTGTCAAACTCCTAATAGTGTCTGAACTTATTTTGCAAGATCATATTAA
- the cls gene encoding cardiolipin synthase → MRKRVNLLLSLILYIALIATIVFVIFNYIKYSWIILMIIITLTILTGIIIFITNRMQDAKLSWIMVTLCLPIIGIFLYWTFGRPYRYRRKQKAYLKTNSYFYTQEDWTFANSILESKKITLSEDTLSLFKYTTRISHRPFYNNTDVQILNNGPNKFVKLIEDLKQAKSYIFINYFILGEGELLEVIINVLKERIEVGVKVYMIYDAVGSYFSLSKYKIWKMKKIGIIIHKFSPVRLPFMTGNYNFRNHRKDIIIDGNIGYAGGVNLADNYIYLSAKYGFWRDTQIRIVGEAVKSIDLIFRQDWNFITGNILDITAEKSEIKIKNNIIVQVIDDGPITKETIQKDLFIKFISNAKKRVWISTPYLIPTSDLITALRNSAYSGVDVRLSLPGITDKFLSLDMSRTYYDSLIESGVKIYEYNNVFNHSKSGIFDDDITIIGSTNLDYRSLYSDHQTLVIVYDSKTNSDLSASFEKDFIHSSLIISNPLLHRSFVYRGVFLLLLRILAPLF, encoded by the coding sequence ATGCGTAAACGAGTAAACTTACTTTTATCATTAATCTTATATATTGCTTTGATTGCAACAATAGTTTTTGTTATATTTAATTATATTAAATATTCATGAATTATTTTGATGATAATTATTACTTTAACTATTTTAACTGGTATTATTATTTTCATTACCAATCGTATGCAAGATGCAAAACTATCATGAATTATGGTTACCTTATGTTTGCCAATCATCGGTATTTTTTTATATTGAACTTTTGGTCGTCCTTATCGTTATCGACGAAAACAAAAAGCTTATTTAAAAACAAATAGTTATTTTTATACCCAAGAAGATTGAACTTTTGCTAATTCAATTTTAGAATCAAAAAAAATAACTTTGAGTGAGGATACTTTATCTTTATTTAAATATACAACAAGAATTTCTCATCGACCATTTTATAATAATACTGATGTTCAAATTTTAAATAATGGTCCTAATAAATTTGTTAAATTAATTGAAGATTTAAAACAAGCAAAAAGTTATATTTTTATTAATTATTTTATTCTTGGTGAAGGGGAGCTATTAGAAGTAATTATTAATGTTTTAAAAGAAAGGATTGAAGTAGGAGTTAAAGTTTATATGATTTATGATGCTGTTGGTTCATATTTTAGTTTATCTAAATATAAAATATGAAAAATGAAAAAAATAGGAATTATTATTCATAAATTTTCACCAGTTAGATTACCGTTTATGACAGGAAATTATAATTTTCGTAATCATCGTAAAGATATTATTATTGATGGGAATATTGGCTATGCTGGTGGAGTTAACTTAGCAGATAACTATATTTATCTTTCTGCAAAGTATGGCTTTTGAAGAGATACCCAAATTAGAATTGTCGGGGAAGCTGTTAAATCAATTGATTTAATATTTAGACAAGATTGAAATTTTATTACTGGTAATATTCTTGATATTACTGCTGAAAAATCTGAAATAAAAATTAAAAATAATATTATTGTCCAAGTAATTGATGATGGACCGATTACTAAGGAAACAATTCAAAAAGATTTATTTATTAAATTTATTAGTAATGCTAAAAAGCGAGTTTGAATTAGTACTCCTTATTTAATTCCAACTAGCGATTTAATTACTGCATTGCGTAATAGTGCTTATTCTGGTGTTGATGTTAGATTATCATTACCCGGAATTACCGATAAATTTTTATCATTAGATATGTCAAGAACTTATTATGATTCATTGATTGAGTCAGGTGTTAAAATTTATGAATATAATAATGTTTTTAACCATTCTAAGTCTGGTATTTTTGATGATGATATTACTATTATTGGTTCAACTAATCTTGATTATCGTAGTCTTTATTCAGATCATCAAACTTTAGTAATTGTTTATGATAGTAAAACAAATAGTGATTTATCTGCTTCATTTGAAAAAGATTTTATTCATTCTAGTTTAATTATTAGTAATCCACTACTACATCGTAGTTTTGTCTATCGGGGTGTATTTTTATTATTGCTTAGAATTTTAGCACCATTATTTTAA
- a CDS encoding acetyltransferase, whose amino-acid sequence MGWSRRIKKIKEYFSDENQPNLDISKLSEDNEKKTPFFNRFKKQKKSNKSSTLTNNKKRNNIFLNFRRRSTIQIIKHLENKNIFNLFFYTDVSNITLILEQGIKPSSQIKLLPKQEYIVWTYLEHATYLELELGNSTRHFFWKWCAEQNVDVNKIAIISVDIHKLFQSTIKDWGLNVDTNRVQIYETIPVEAIDWILVKDRKMFRLAKLYIDNQRLKLKLFQENNGNITLGSD is encoded by the coding sequence ATGGGTTGAAGTCGACGAATTAAAAAAATTAAAGAATATTTTAGTGATGAAAATCAACCTAATTTGGATATTTCTAAATTATCAGAAGACAATGAAAAAAAAACTCCTTTTTTTAATAGGTTTAAAAAACAAAAAAAATCTAATAAATCTTCTACTTTAACGAATAATAAAAAACGTAATAATATTTTTTTAAATTTTAGAAGAAGATCAACTATTCAAATTATTAAACATTTAGAAAATAAAAATATTTTTAACTTATTTTTTTATACTGATGTTAGTAATATTACATTAATATTAGAACAAGGAATTAAACCTTCTTCACAAATTAAATTATTGCCAAAGCAAGAATATATTGTTTGAACTTATTTAGAACATGCTACTTATTTAGAATTAGAGTTAGGTAATTCAACACGTCATTTTTTTTGAAAGTGATGTGCAGAGCAAAATGTTGATGTTAATAAAATAGCTATTATTTCTGTTGATATTCATAAACTATTTCAAAGCACTATTAAAGATTGAGGTTTAAATGTTGATACTAATCGTGTTCAAATATATGAAACAATTCCTGTTGAAGCTATTGATTGAATTTTGGTTAAAGATCGCAAAATGTTTCGTTTAGCTAAATTATATATTGATAATCAAAGACTAAAGTTAAAACTTTTCCAAGAAAATAATGGTAATATTACTTTAGGCTCTGATTAA